In one window of Halorubrum sp. BV1 DNA:
- a CDS encoding PHP domain-containing protein: MTRPRTRVDAHVKVLDDDVVALAKERGIDALVYAPHFTRLPTIRDRAARFSDDDLTVVPAREVFTGDWGNRRHVLVLGLSEPVPDYITFEAAMAEFDRQDAAVLVPHPGFATISLTRPEIAAHADRLSAIETYNTKLLPHQNARTRRIAEATGQPGFGSSYAHLRGTVGEAWTEFDAALDGVDDVVDAFRTGLSRTVVHRGGAAHQIRGMVEFAHLAYENTWEKLDRLFLSGDEPTLPTNVAYEGRFSDVSVYSGALSDYRPK; encoded by the coding sequence GTGACCAGACCGAGAACGCGCGTCGACGCACATGTGAAGGTGCTCGACGACGACGTCGTGGCCCTCGCGAAGGAGCGAGGGATCGACGCGCTCGTGTACGCCCCACACTTCACCCGCCTACCGACGATCCGAGATCGTGCGGCTCGGTTCTCCGACGATGATCTCACCGTCGTTCCCGCCCGCGAGGTGTTCACCGGCGACTGGGGCAACCGGCGACACGTCCTCGTGCTCGGCCTGTCCGAACCGGTTCCCGATTACATCACCTTCGAGGCGGCGATGGCCGAGTTCGATCGGCAGGACGCGGCCGTGCTCGTTCCGCACCCCGGGTTCGCGACCATCTCGCTCACGCGCCCGGAGATCGCCGCGCACGCGGACAGGCTTTCCGCGATTGAGACGTACAACACGAAGCTGCTCCCGCACCAGAACGCGCGGACGCGACGGATCGCGGAGGCGACGGGCCAGCCGGGGTTCGGCTCGTCGTACGCCCACCTGCGCGGCACGGTCGGCGAGGCGTGGACCGAGTTCGACGCCGCGCTCGACGGCGTCGACGACGTCGTCGACGCCTTCCGTACCGGGCTGTCACGGACGGTCGTCCACCGCGGCGGCGCGGCCCACCAAATCCGCGGAATGGTCGAGTTCGCCCACCTCGCGTACGAGAACACCTGGGAGAAGCTCGATCGGCTCTTCTTATCTGGCGACGAGCCGACACTCCCGACGAACGTCGCCTACGAGGGGCGATTCTCCGACGTGAGCGTCTACTCGGGTGCACTGTCGGATTACCGGCCGAAGTAG
- a CDS encoding DUF367 family protein: protein MDLHVRYEGDDDPDKCTARKLARFDLATLHRSDRATPYGIVLNPHAERALSPADAETARENALVALDCSWESAGEKQFTLPGEHRALPYLVAGNPVNFGRPMRLTTVEAFAGALAILGEPDHAERVMAKFTWGETFLDLNEEPLRRYADCEDSREVVAVQQEYLDRE, encoded by the coding sequence GTGGACCTGCACGTCCGGTACGAGGGCGACGACGACCCCGACAAGTGTACGGCACGGAAACTCGCGCGGTTCGACCTCGCGACGCTCCACCGGTCCGACCGCGCGACCCCGTACGGGATCGTCCTCAATCCCCACGCGGAGCGCGCTCTGTCGCCGGCCGACGCCGAGACCGCTCGCGAGAACGCGCTCGTCGCGCTCGACTGCTCGTGGGAGTCTGCGGGCGAAAAACAGTTCACGCTTCCCGGAGAGCACCGCGCGCTGCCGTACCTTGTGGCCGGCAACCCCGTGAACTTCGGACGACCGATGCGTCTCACGACCGTCGAGGCGTTCGCCGGCGCGCTCGCCATCCTCGGCGAGCCCGACCACGCCGAGCGGGTCATGGCGAAGTTCACGTGGGGCGAGACGTTCCTCGACCTCAACGAGGAGCCGCTTCGGCGCTACGCCGACTGCGAGGACTCGCGCGAGGTCGTCGCGGTCCAACAGGAGTACCTTGACCGCGAGTGA
- a CDS encoding redoxin domain-containing protein: MVSEGDTAPTFTATVGTSDHEPFDLTDQLGDGPVVLAFFPGAFTPPCTNEMIAFQERADEFEAAGATLFGLSADSPFSLGAFREEHGIEFDLVSDMAGDATRAYGLEMDIADLGLYGIANRAVFVVDDDGEVVYSWVADEPTNEPDYEAVLSAAESA; this comes from the coding sequence ATGGTATCCGAAGGAGACACCGCACCGACGTTCACCGCGACAGTTGGCACGAGCGACCACGAACCGTTCGACCTGACCGATCAACTCGGCGACGGACCGGTCGTCTTGGCGTTCTTCCCCGGCGCGTTCACGCCGCCCTGCACGAACGAGATGATCGCGTTCCAAGAGCGGGCCGACGAGTTCGAGGCGGCCGGGGCGACGCTGTTCGGCCTCAGCGCCGACTCGCCGTTCTCGCTCGGGGCGTTCCGCGAGGAACACGGGATCGAGTTCGACCTCGTGAGCGACATGGCCGGCGACGCGACCCGCGCGTACGGCCTGGAGATGGACATCGCCGACCTCGGGCTATACGGAATCGCCAACCGTGCCGTGTTCGTCGTCGACGACGACGGCGAGGTCGTCTACAGCTGGGTCGCCGACGAGCCCACCAACGAACCGGACTACGAGGCCGTCCTCTCCGCCGCCGAGTCGGCCTGA
- a CDS encoding NAD+ synthase — MGDRGSSAFESDALDGRSAVGPSVSTSSEATDAQPQAGRSAADTDLTLGAADPATERERVCAFIERTVGDAAADGVVVAMSGGLDSTVTAALAVEALGSENVYGLILPCNKIGAPHARDAEALADALGIDHDTVHLQPLFAQFGAVAPERFGLHDDPVRSGNAIARLRMTMAYLAANATNRLVCGTGNRSERLLGYVTKYGDGAADLLPLGHLYKTDVRALAAEIDVPQFVVEKPPTAGFLPGQRDEDDLGAPYETIDRVLRLGVDRGLDPEAITERLASTDGVDAATVADLLARHRATAHKRGPPLMLDE; from the coding sequence ATGGGTGACCGCGGATCGTCGGCGTTCGAATCGGATGCGCTCGACGGACGGTCGGCGGTCGGCCCGTCCGTGTCGACGTCGTCGGAGGCGACCGACGCCCAGCCACAGGCGGGACGGTCGGCTGCCGACACGGACCTGACGCTCGGCGCGGCAGACCCCGCGACCGAGCGAGAACGTGTCTGTGCGTTCATCGAGCGGACGGTCGGAGACGCGGCCGCGGACGGCGTCGTCGTCGCCATGAGCGGCGGGCTCGACTCCACCGTCACGGCGGCGCTGGCGGTCGAGGCGCTCGGATCCGAGAACGTGTACGGGCTGATACTCCCGTGTAACAAGATCGGGGCACCGCACGCGAGGGACGCAGAGGCCCTCGCGGACGCGCTCGGGATCGACCACGACACGGTTCACCTCCAGCCGCTCTTCGCGCAGTTCGGCGCGGTCGCGCCGGAGCGGTTCGGCCTCCATGACGACCCGGTTCGCTCCGGCAACGCGATCGCGCGGCTCCGGATGACGATGGCGTACCTCGCCGCGAACGCGACGAACCGGCTCGTCTGCGGGACGGGAAACCGGAGCGAGCGGCTGCTCGGCTACGTCACGAAGTACGGCGACGGCGCGGCCGATCTTCTGCCGCTCGGCCACCTGTACAAGACGGACGTCCGCGCGCTCGCAGCCGAGATCGACGTGCCGCAGTTCGTCGTCGAGAAGCCGCCGACGGCGGGGTTTCTCCCGGGACAGCGAGACGAAGACGACCTCGGTGCGCCCTACGAGACGATCGACCGCGTGCTTCGTCTCGGCGTCGACCGCGGCCTCGATCCGGAGGCGATCACGGAGCGACTCGCGTCGACGGACGGGGTCGACGCGGCGACGGTCGCCGACCTGCTCGCGCGACACCGCGCGACTGCGCACAAGCGTGGCCCGCCGCTGATGCTCGACGAGTGA
- a CDS encoding MFS transporter, which yields MTEADRGTRRRLGGVVLAVLISQVLLYPGVPDLVVALGAPAGIDAGMWFLVAEFGAFVSFAVVWGAASDALGRRLPLVVVGALGGAVSYVALAALPKFGFGFDAVLVVRVVGGALTIGAFSLAITSLMDLRGGNGRNMGTAGLAIGLGAAVGSVVGGALADLNTFYPVYAGGAVLTAAAAAAATVDERTIAGARRGGAGDGGILGADADRASVGFRAVLDRTRSTSGLLVPLAFGFIDRLTAGFFALVGVYYFQDPTTFGLSAAGAGATLALFFVPFALLQAPFGSLSDRIGRFLPVVAGSLAYGVVTIGVGVAPVYPVAAGLMVLVGVCGALMAPATMALVTDLVDPEARGAAMGLFNVFGSLGFLTGFLVGGGTTELFGYTPAFLAVGGLELAVAIALLPAVKAIAPGRGIDGLFETDRSVSE from the coding sequence ATGACGGAAGCGGACCGCGGGACGCGTCGCCGGCTGGGAGGGGTCGTGCTCGCGGTGTTGATCTCGCAGGTCCTCTTGTATCCGGGGGTTCCCGATCTCGTGGTCGCGCTCGGCGCGCCCGCCGGGATCGACGCCGGAATGTGGTTCCTCGTCGCGGAGTTCGGCGCGTTCGTCTCCTTCGCTGTCGTCTGGGGGGCCGCAAGCGACGCCCTCGGCCGCCGACTCCCGCTCGTTGTGGTCGGCGCGCTCGGCGGTGCGGTCTCCTACGTCGCGCTCGCGGCGCTCCCGAAATTCGGTTTCGGCTTCGACGCCGTGCTCGTCGTCCGCGTCGTCGGCGGTGCACTCACGATCGGGGCGTTCTCGCTCGCTATCACCTCGCTTATGGACCTGCGGGGTGGGAACGGTCGCAACATGGGCACCGCGGGGCTCGCGATCGGGCTCGGCGCGGCGGTCGGGTCCGTCGTCGGTGGCGCGCTCGCCGACCTGAACACGTTCTATCCGGTGTACGCCGGGGGCGCGGTGCTTACGGCCGCGGCGGCCGCCGCGGCCACCGTCGACGAGCGGACGATCGCGGGAGCCCGCCGCGGGGGAGCTGGCGACGGTGGGATTCTCGGAGCCGACGCGGACCGGGCCAGCGTCGGCTTCCGTGCCGTGCTCGACCGGACACGGTCGACGTCGGGGCTTCTGGTCCCGCTCGCGTTCGGGTTCATCGACCGCCTCACCGCCGGGTTCTTCGCGCTGGTCGGCGTGTACTACTTCCAAGACCCGACGACGTTCGGCCTCTCGGCTGCGGGCGCGGGCGCGACGCTGGCGCTGTTTTTCGTCCCGTTCGCGCTGTTGCAGGCTCCGTTCGGGTCGCTGTCGGACCGGATCGGCCGGTTTCTCCCGGTCGTCGCGGGGTCGCTCGCGTACGGCGTCGTCACGATCGGCGTCGGCGTCGCGCCGGTCTACCCGGTCGCAGCCGGCCTGATGGTGCTCGTCGGCGTCTGCGGGGCGCTCATGGCACCGGCGACGATGGCGCTCGTCACCGACCTCGTCGACCCGGAGGCGCGCGGCGCGGCGATGGGGCTTTTCAACGTGTTCGGCTCGCTTGGCTTCCTCACGGGGTTTCTCGTCGGCGGCGGCACCACGGAGCTGTTCGGATACACGCCGGCGTTTCTCGCGGTCGGCGGCCTCGAACTCGCGGTCGCGATCGCGCTGCTCCCGGCGGTGAAAGCGATCGCGCCCGGGAGGGGGATCGACGGGCTGTTCGAGACCGATCGGTCGGTCTCGGAGTGA
- a CDS encoding prephenate dehydrogenase/arogenate dehydrogenase family protein — MDLLIVGAGEIGRWIADTVGSDESPLDATISFADRDPDVAADAAESRDADVVPAGGDTTHDAVCLAVPMSAVPAAVEGYAPRAERAMVDVSGEMTEAVTAMREHAPALERASYHPLFAPPRVPGNVAAVTDATGPVVEGITAAIEAGGNEVFETTPAEHDEAMETVQAGAHAAVLAWRLAGDDVREEFHTPVSAALDEVAATVTEGSPEVYAEIQRAFDGAEEVAAVAREIADADDEAFASLYEAARGDREERERHE, encoded by the coding sequence ATGGACCTCCTGATCGTCGGAGCGGGCGAGATCGGCCGCTGGATCGCCGACACGGTCGGGTCCGACGAGTCGCCGCTCGACGCGACGATCTCCTTCGCGGACCGCGATCCCGACGTTGCCGCCGACGCGGCCGAGAGTCGCGACGCCGACGTAGTCCCAGCCGGCGGCGACACGACACACGACGCGGTGTGTCTCGCGGTGCCGATGTCGGCGGTTCCCGCCGCGGTCGAGGGGTACGCGCCCCGCGCGGAGCGGGCGATGGTGGACGTGTCTGGTGAGATGACGGAGGCAGTCACGGCGATGCGCGAGCACGCGCCGGCGCTCGAACGCGCGAGCTACCACCCGCTCTTCGCCCCGCCGCGCGTTCCCGGTAACGTCGCCGCGGTGACGGACGCGACCGGACCCGTCGTCGAGGGGATCACCGCGGCGATCGAGGCGGGCGGCAACGAGGTGTTCGAGACGACGCCCGCGGAACACGACGAGGCGATGGAGACGGTGCAGGCCGGCGCGCACGCGGCCGTGCTGGCGTGGCGGCTCGCGGGCGACGACGTGCGCGAGGAGTTTCACACGCCCGTCTCGGCCGCGCTCGACGAGGTCGCGGCCACGGTGACCGAGGGATCTCCCGAGGTGTACGCCGAGATCCAGCGCGCGTTCGACGGGGCAGAGGAGGTCGCGGCGGTGGCCCGAGAGATCGCCGACGCGGACGACGAGGCGTTTGCGTCGCTATACGAAGCGGCTCGCGGCGACCGCGAGGAGCGGGAGCGACACGAGTGA
- a CDS encoding small ribosomal subunit Rsm22 family protein gives MIDREAVRDNANYLRNVRPIDPDEIAEYVEGTPHPAVVRETLREEAFDLRLRERDDGTFEPVETGPIPDPSWSPAALPDAYSFALEDLLVGEFGANWHRGESGDRLREAVRRLKTDYLYENDVAYDRVAALGYATYHLPAYYATVGYVLDDLAENGLLDRTLRVLDVGAGVGGPALGIHDYLLDDAVVDYHAVEPSAAADVLDHMLDKTGRNFRSTIHRTTAEEFLGTEGKAAGTGDADGAVDGEAAADAGEFDLIVFGNVLSELDDPVAVVEAALDRLAADGSVVAFAPADRNTAMGLREVERAVATPETGVSVYAPTLRLWPDSVPADGGWSFDVAPDLDVPPFQRRLDEAASREAGDEPGEFVNTDVQFAYAILRPDGRRRVDVRASAERCAPMADSESHVTDRVNLLAVKLSHDLSGGDNALYLVGDGSQTVDHYLVCTRETTLNRDLREADYGAVVFVENGLVLWNDDEEAYNVVVDDETVVDLVAP, from the coding sequence ATGATAGACCGAGAGGCAGTCCGGGACAACGCGAACTACCTGCGGAACGTGAGACCGATCGACCCCGACGAGATCGCGGAGTACGTGGAGGGGACGCCGCATCCAGCGGTCGTCCGCGAGACGCTCCGCGAGGAGGCGTTCGACCTTCGGCTTCGGGAACGGGACGACGGCACCTTCGAGCCCGTCGAAACGGGACCGATCCCGGATCCGAGCTGGTCGCCGGCGGCGCTTCCGGACGCATACTCGTTCGCGCTCGAAGACCTCCTCGTCGGCGAGTTCGGTGCGAACTGGCACCGCGGAGAGTCCGGCGATCGCCTTCGCGAGGCCGTCCGGCGACTGAAGACGGACTACCTCTACGAGAACGACGTGGCCTACGACCGCGTCGCCGCGCTCGGCTACGCCACGTATCACCTGCCCGCGTACTACGCGACCGTGGGATACGTGCTCGACGACCTCGCGGAGAACGGACTTTTGGACCGGACGCTCCGAGTCCTCGACGTGGGCGCGGGCGTCGGCGGTCCGGCGCTCGGAATTCACGACTACCTGCTGGACGACGCCGTCGTCGACTACCACGCGGTGGAGCCGAGCGCGGCCGCCGACGTGCTGGACCACATGCTCGACAAGACGGGGCGCAACTTCCGGTCGACGATCCACCGGACGACCGCTGAGGAGTTCCTGGGGACAGAAGGCAAGGCAGCGGGGACCGGCGACGCGGACGGGGCGGTCGACGGCGAAGCCGCCGCCGACGCCGGCGAGTTCGACCTGATCGTGTTCGGCAACGTCCTCTCGGAGTTGGACGACCCGGTCGCGGTCGTCGAGGCCGCGCTCGACCGGCTCGCGGCCGACGGGAGCGTCGTCGCGTTCGCGCCCGCCGACCGCAACACGGCGATGGGGCTCCGGGAGGTGGAGCGCGCCGTCGCGACGCCCGAGACGGGGGTGTCCGTGTACGCGCCGACGCTCCGCCTGTGGCCGGATTCGGTCCCCGCCGACGGCGGATGGTCGTTCGACGTCGCGCCCGACCTCGACGTGCCGCCGTTCCAGCGCCGGCTCGACGAGGCGGCCTCGCGCGAGGCTGGAGACGAACCGGGCGAGTTCGTCAACACCGACGTGCAGTTCGCGTACGCGATCCTCAGGCCCGACGGGAGACGGCGGGTGGACGTGCGCGCGAGCGCAGAGCGGTGCGCGCCCATGGCCGACTCCGAGTCGCACGTCACGGACCGCGTGAACCTGCTCGCGGTGAAGCTCAGTCACGACCTCAGCGGCGGCGACAACGCGTTATACCTCGTCGGCGACGGCTCACAGACGGTCGACCACTACCTCGTCTGCACCCGCGAGACGACGCTGAACCGCGACCTCCGCGAGGCCGACTACGGGGCGGTCGTCTTCGTCGAGAACGGGCTCGTCCTCTGGAACGACGACGAGGAGGCGTACAACGTGGTCGTCGACGACGAGACGGTCGTCGACCTCGTCGCGCCCTGA
- a CDS encoding SOS response-associated peptidase, with product MCGRYTLFTPAADLEARFDADFDGHEPSYNCAPGQSLPVITDEDPATATQMEWGLTPQWADEPFDLINARAETVREKRSFADAFERRRCLVPADGFYEWVERSDGTAGRSSGKRPYRVAFADDRPFAMAGIYERWEPPEPATTQTGLDAFGDASDGGAGDGDTSDDGTDAVDDGSGRDVVETFTIVTTEPNDLVADLHHRMAVILSPDEEATWLRGDPGAAADLLDPHPDDDMTAHPVSTRVNSPAVDAPKLIEPVGAE from the coding sequence ATGTGCGGCCGCTACACGCTGTTCACGCCCGCCGCCGACCTCGAAGCGCGGTTCGACGCCGACTTCGACGGTCACGAGCCGAGCTACAACTGCGCGCCCGGACAGTCGCTCCCGGTGATCACCGACGAGGACCCGGCGACGGCGACGCAGATGGAGTGGGGACTCACCCCTCAGTGGGCCGACGAGCCGTTCGACCTGATAAACGCTCGCGCGGAGACCGTCCGCGAGAAGCGGAGCTTCGCCGATGCCTTCGAGCGCCGGCGGTGTCTGGTGCCCGCGGACGGGTTCTACGAGTGGGTCGAGCGGTCCGACGGCACCGCCGGACGCTCGTCCGGAAAACGACCGTATCGCGTCGCCTTCGCGGACGACCGGCCGTTCGCGATGGCCGGGATCTACGAGCGGTGGGAGCCGCCCGAGCCGGCGACGACCCAGACCGGGCTCGACGCCTTCGGCGACGCGAGCGACGGAGGGGCCGGCGACGGTGACACCTCCGACGACGGGACGGACGCGGTCGACGACGGGAGCGGCCGCGACGTCGTCGAGACGTTCACGATCGTCACGACCGAGCCGAACGACCTCGTCGCCGACCTCCACCATCGGATGGCCGTCATCCTCAGCCCGGACGAGGAGGCGACGTGGCTCCGCGGCGACCCCGGCGCGGCCGCAGACCTGTTAGATCCGCACCCTGACGACGACATGACCGCGCATCCGGTGTCGACGCGGGTGAACTCGCCCGCGGTCGACGCGCCGAAACTGATCGAGCCGGTCGGCGCGGAGTGA
- a CDS encoding ribonuclease H-like domain-containing protein codes for MRIENSFIPVEGVGETTERRLWQSGVTTWEAFDPAVDVAGVGGTTAARIESFIAEALPRLDDGDAAYFDRAFPSGERWRLYENFRSETCFFDIETTGLDEHRDRVTTVSFHRDGETTTLVAGEDLTAEAIAAEFRDASLVATFNGARFDVPFLETSFDIEVDTPHLDLMYPAKRIGLSGGLKPIETQLGIERDRPDISGRDAVRLWREYERGDEDALDTLVSYNREDAANLRALADVVCESLHESVFVADRTAE; via the coding sequence ATGCGCATCGAGAACAGCTTCATCCCGGTCGAGGGCGTCGGCGAGACGACGGAGCGCCGGCTCTGGCAATCCGGGGTCACGACGTGGGAGGCGTTCGACCCCGCCGTCGACGTCGCCGGCGTCGGGGGCACGACCGCGGCGCGGATCGAGTCGTTCATCGCCGAGGCGCTGCCCCGGCTCGACGACGGCGACGCCGCCTACTTCGACCGCGCGTTCCCGAGCGGGGAGCGCTGGCGGCTGTACGAGAACTTCCGCTCTGAGACGTGTTTCTTCGACATCGAGACGACGGGACTCGACGAGCACCGCGACCGGGTCACTACGGTGAGCTTCCACCGCGACGGCGAGACGACGACCCTCGTCGCCGGCGAGGACCTCACAGCCGAGGCGATCGCCGCAGAGTTCCGCGACGCCAGCCTGGTCGCGACGTTCAACGGTGCCCGCTTCGACGTCCCCTTCTTGGAGACCTCATTCGACATCGAGGTCGACACGCCGCACCTCGATCTGATGTATCCCGCGAAGCGGATTGGGCTCTCGGGTGGACTGAAACCGATCGAAACACAGCTCGGGATCGAGCGCGACCGCCCGGACATCTCCGGGCGCGACGCGGTCCGACTGTGGCGCGAGTACGAGCGCGGCGACGAGGACGCGCTCGACACGCTCGTCTCGTACAACCGCGAGGACGCGGCGAACCTGCGCGCGCTCGCCGACGTGGTCTGTGAGTCGCTTCACGAGAGCGTCTTCGTCGCCGATCGCACGGCGGAGTGA
- a CDS encoding DUF6360 family protein, with protein MADRLLRVNAYTTLDLVDGRARGHEFETDAPGVVNVTAPREDPEHVTLQVELDGTDTDAIAPHADEIDLSPAQARTLGDALESTADRVEAARAESSADGDDG; from the coding sequence ATGGCCGACAGGCTGCTTCGGGTGAACGCGTACACCACCCTCGATCTGGTCGACGGTCGCGCCCGCGGCCACGAGTTCGAGACGGACGCGCCCGGCGTCGTAAACGTCACGGCCCCGCGGGAGGACCCGGAGCATGTGACGCTACAGGTCGAACTCGACGGGACGGACACCGACGCGATCGCGCCGCACGCCGACGAGATCGACCTCTCGCCGGCGCAGGCGCGGACGCTCGGCGACGCGCTGGAGTCGACCGCCGATCGCGTCGAGGCGGCGCGAGCCGAGTCGTCCGCCGACGGCGACGACGGATAG
- a CDS encoding nitrite/sulfite reductase — MPTDVENWKSEVYGSEIRDHLFEFAEQGFDSIPDDERDAWFERFKWWGLYHQRNGQEGYFMMRIGTPNGVLEPGQLRVVGEVADEYARGPGTNPIFGDAYADFTTRQSIQLHWIELSDVPAVFEKLEANGLSTQQACGDSWRNIVGNPVAGKDAQEVIDAWPVIRELNETFKGNDDHSNLPRKWKVSVTGSADGSGQGDINDLAFEPAYKDVGGEDVVGFNVRVGGGLSRNEPRLARDIDVWVSPERVSDVAGGLSALFRDNGDREDRYNARIKFLVDEWGAERVRETLQEEYVDFELHTAGRDVREEYTYNTGAGERNDLIGIHDQKDGANFVGLNVLVGRMGAEDVLELADVADEYGSGEVRLSQRQNVIVTDVPDDALDDLLDEPILEHYSPSPSPFMRGSVACTGTEYCSLSIVETKNRQVRYARWLKETVDLPDDVDQFHIHLSGCTASCAQPQIADVSLRGMKTRKDGEPVEALDVGLGGGLGAEPQFARWVTQRVPADEVPGAIANLIDTFAAEREEGESFRAFVARHDDDELDAFVDPEETDYDDPMMHNTKRTWYPYAEDDSLDAAPNAPADD; from the coding sequence ATGCCAACGGACGTCGAAAACTGGAAGTCGGAGGTCTACGGGTCGGAGATCCGGGACCACCTGTTCGAGTTCGCAGAGCAGGGGTTCGACTCGATCCCCGACGACGAGCGGGACGCGTGGTTCGAGCGGTTCAAGTGGTGGGGCCTGTACCACCAGCGGAACGGACAGGAAGGGTACTTCATGATGCGGATCGGGACGCCGAACGGCGTCCTCGAACCCGGGCAGCTCCGCGTCGTCGGCGAGGTAGCCGACGAGTACGCCCGCGGTCCGGGGACGAACCCGATCTTCGGCGACGCGTACGCCGATTTCACCACCCGACAGTCGATCCAGCTCCACTGGATCGAACTCTCGGACGTGCCCGCCGTCTTCGAGAAGCTCGAAGCGAACGGGCTCTCGACCCAGCAGGCCTGTGGCGACTCGTGGCGGAACATCGTCGGCAACCCCGTGGCCGGCAAGGACGCCCAAGAGGTCATCGACGCGTGGCCCGTCATCCGCGAACTCAACGAGACGTTCAAGGGGAACGACGACCACTCGAACCTCCCGCGAAAGTGGAAGGTGTCTGTGACGGGCTCCGCCGACGGCTCGGGTCAGGGCGACATCAACGACCTCGCCTTCGAGCCCGCGTACAAGGACGTCGGTGGCGAGGACGTCGTCGGATTCAACGTCCGCGTTGGCGGCGGTCTCTCGCGCAACGAGCCGCGGCTCGCACGGGACATCGACGTCTGGGTCTCGCCCGAGCGCGTCTCCGACGTGGCCGGCGGGCTCTCGGCGCTGTTCCGTGACAACGGCGACCGCGAGGACCGCTACAACGCCCGGATCAAGTTCCTCGTCGACGAGTGGGGAGCCGAGAGGGTCCGCGAGACGCTCCAGGAAGAGTACGTCGACTTCGAGCTACACACCGCCGGCCGCGACGTCCGCGAGGAGTACACGTACAACACGGGCGCGGGAGAGAGAAACGACCTCATCGGAATCCACGACCAGAAGGACGGGGCGAACTTCGTCGGTCTGAACGTCCTCGTCGGGCGGATGGGTGCTGAAGACGTCCTCGAACTCGCGGACGTCGCAGACGAGTACGGCTCCGGCGAGGTGCGTCTCTCGCAGCGCCAGAACGTCATCGTGACCGACGTGCCGGACGACGCGCTCGACGACCTGCTCGACGAACCGATCTTGGAGCACTACTCCCCGTCGCCGTCGCCGTTCATGCGCGGCTCCGTCGCGTGTACCGGCACGGAGTACTGCTCGCTGTCCATCGTCGAGACGAAGAACCGACAGGTCCGGTACGCCCGGTGGCTCAAGGAGACCGTCGATCTGCCCGACGACGTCGACCAGTTCCACATCCACCTCTCGGGCTGTACGGCCTCCTGCGCGCAGCCGCAGATCGCCGACGTGAGCCTGCGCGGCATGAAGACGCGCAAGGACGGTGAGCCCGTGGAGGCGCTCGACGTCGGACTCGGCGGCGGGCTCGGCGCGGAGCCGCAGTTCGCCCGGTGGGTGACCCAGCGCGTTCCGGCCGACGAGGTGCCGGGCGCCATCGCGAATCTGATCGACACCTTCGCCGCCGAGCGCGAGGAGGGCGAGTCGTTCCGGGCGTTCGTCGCCCGCCACGACGACGACGAGCTGGACGCGTTCGTCGACCCCGAGGAGACCGACTACGACGATCCCATGATGCACAACACGAAGCGGACGTGGTACCCGTACGCTGAGGACGACTCGCTCGACGCAGCGCCCAACGCGCCCGCGGACGACTGA
- a CDS encoding CBS domain-containing protein, with protein sequence MELPTPQDLRERRTDLELTQSELADAADVSQPLIARIEGGDVDPRLSTLRRIVNALHAAEGEVVRATDLMNETVISVAPDDAVREAVELMEAEAYSQLPVLQSGVPVGSISQGDVIHAGDNVGEHPVSEVMSESFPTVAPSATVDEVRNLLDHYKAVMVTDGGETVGIITEADIAAHLS encoded by the coding sequence ATGGAACTTCCGACGCCACAGGACCTCCGCGAGCGCCGAACGGACCTCGAGTTGACACAGAGCGAACTCGCGGACGCGGCCGACGTCTCACAGCCGCTCATCGCGCGGATCGAGGGCGGTGACGTCGATCCGCGGCTCTCGACGCTGCGTCGGATCGTCAACGCGCTCCACGCGGCCGAAGGCGAGGTCGTCCGCGCGACCGACCTGATGAACGAGACCGTCATCAGCGTCGCGCCCGACGACGCGGTGCGTGAGGCGGTCGAACTGATGGAAGCGGAGGCGTACTCGCAGTTACCGGTCCTCCAGAGCGGGGTGCCCGTCGGGTCGATCAGTCAAGGCGACGTGATCCACGCCGGCGACAACGTCGGAGAGCACCCGGTCAGCGAGGTGATGAGCGAGTCGTTCCCCACCGTCGCGCCGAGCGCGACGGTCGACGAGGTCCGGAACCTGCTCGACCACTACAAGGCCGTGATGGTTACCGACGGGGGCGAGACGGTCGGGATCATTACCGAGGCCGACATCGCGGCGCACCTGTCGTAG